The following proteins are co-located in the Noviherbaspirillum sp. UKPF54 genome:
- a CDS encoding group III truncated hemoglobin: MENGSALSEASIRVMVDRFYAAVRKDEVLGPVFEHALHGQWEEHMPRMYAFWSTVLLGSGSFQGNVYGKHMALSGITKEHFVRWLALFKETVERLLVEGLFAPDAAREALLVADRIAGSLQYGFFGKRLA, from the coding sequence ATGGAAAATGGAAGTGCTTTAAGCGAAGCGTCGATCAGGGTCATGGTCGACCGCTTTTATGCGGCAGTGCGCAAGGACGAAGTGCTGGGGCCGGTGTTCGAGCATGCGCTGCACGGTCAATGGGAAGAACACATGCCGCGCATGTATGCCTTCTGGTCCACGGTCCTGCTGGGCAGCGGCAGTTTCCAGGGCAACGTGTACGGCAAGCACATGGCGCTTTCGGGCATAACGAAGGAGCATTTCGTGCGCTGGCTCGCGCTGTTCAAGGAAACGGTCGAAAGGTTGTTGGTCGAAGGCCTTTTCGCTCCGGATGCCGCGCGCGAAGCCCTGCTGGTTGCCGACCGTATTGCCGGCAGCCTGCAATACGGCTTCTTCGGCAAGCGGCTGGCCTGA